In a genomic window of Mastacembelus armatus chromosome 3, fMasArm1.2, whole genome shotgun sequence:
- the LOC113122338 gene encoding pro-cathepsin H-like: protein MNEERMARSGVWLIANVLSFVYLRLVLSLKDEDHFKQWMSEHNKMYDTDEYGHRLQIFTENKRIIDHHNAGNHSFKMGLNKFSDMKFEEFRKFFLLTEPQNCSATKGSHVSKTGPYPEFVDWRLKGNFVSPVKNQGYCGSCWAFSTTGCLESVNAITIGKLILLSEQQLIDCSRDFKNHGCLGGVPSQAFEYIKYNKGLMTEEDYPYKGHDATCHFEPALAAVYVLDVVNITRYDEKAMVDAVAWLNPVTFSFDVMADFMHYKEGVYTSTQCKNTADRVNHAVLAVGYGTEENGMPYWIVKNSWGTDWGMDGYFLIERGKNMCGLATCSTYPLCTV, encoded by the exons ATGAATGAGGAAAGAATGGCTCGCAGTGGTGTTTGGTTGATCGCCAACGTTTtgagttttgtttatttaaggCTGGTACTTTCACTTAAAG ACGAGGATCACTTCAAACAGTGGATGTCAGAG CACAACAAAATGTATGACACTGATGAGTATGGCCACCGGCTCCAGATATTCACAGAGAATAAGAGGATAATTGATCATCATAATGCTGGGAATCATTCCTTcaaaa TGGGCCTTAACAAGTTCTCGGACATGAAGTTTGAGGAATTCAGGAAATTTTTCCTTTTGACTGAGCCACAG AACTGCTCAGCTACTAAAGGGAGTCATGTCAGCAAAACTGGTCCTTACCCTGAGTTTGTGGACTGGAGGCTGAAAGGAAACTTTGTGAGTCCTGTGAAGAATCAG GGTTACTGTGGGAGCTGCTGGGCCTTCTCCACGACTGGTTGTTTGGAGTCAGTGAACGCTATTACCATTGGAAAGCTAATATTGTTG TCTGAGCAGCAGCTGATAGACTGTTCCAGAGACTTCAAAAATCATGGATGCCTGGG TGGCGTCCCCAGCCAAGCATTTGAGTACATCAAATACAACAAAGGTCTTATGACAGAGGAGGATTATCCCTACAAAGGCCAT GATGCAACTTGCCATTTTGAGCCTGCACTTGCAGCTGTTTATGTCCTGGATGTTGTCAACATAACAAGA TATGATGAAAAGGCCATGGTGGATGCTGTGGCCTGGCTCAACCCTGTAACCTTCAGTTTTGATGTCATGGCTGATTTTATGCACTACAAAGAAGGTGTTTACACCAG caCCCAGTGTAAGAACACTGCAGACCGGGTGAATCATGCAGTCTTGGCTGTGGGTTATGGCACTGAAGAGAACGGAATGCCATATTGGATTGTGAAAAACTCTTGGGGCACAGACTGGGGAATGGACGG ATATTTTTTGATTGAGCGAGGAAAAAACATGTGTGGACTGGCAACATGCTCTACCTACCCTCTGTGTACTGTTTGA
- the wdr76 gene encoding WD repeat-containing protein 76, translated as MFRYKCVNMANRRAKREAVVKLQQVELTPVNLETTVRRSSRSTLEPKRLQYSPEDSKTEPSTKKRKTKTHNDNSKNNQRPETQNTKEEDSCIEDSDVAHTSGGHVELSAYELERLENIRQNQEFLSSINLFQATEEFKQLTRPKPSQKGLMRSQASAKEVLPVRKSLRLQNKEAVVLTLPPEPTGTLIYEQPTLPKMPPGPLPMHPLNMAEGSKLPSELLKLCSEDTTEERKVKLNMKEYCSALKSLRITEDRVAKVVKDRIFSAVFHPCNSSLLMAAGDKLGKIGLWKLGGDWGDDGVLLFEPHTRPVSCMAFSRTHSTQLLSLSYDGSLRCMDIEKAVFDDVYDSDSLKTFDFMSHDCSTLVVGNWYGEVAIVDRRTPGNSEESLHSLDPKTLRCVSVHPLQKQYFAVAESRVVSIYDSRCLKNKSQAVSQLHGHSLSISSAYFSPCTGNRVLTCCMDNYIRIYDTSALMTNPPLQTSIRHNMQTGRWLSKISAVWDPKQEDCFVVGSLSRPRRVQVFHESGLLQHSFLDEKNLSTVLSITAFHPTRNALMGGNASGRIHVFSD; from the exons ATGTTTCGCTATAAGTGCGTTAACATGGCGAACAGACGAGCAAAACGCGAAGCTGTTGTAAAGTTACAGCAAGTG GAATTGACCCCTGTGAATCTCGAGACGACAGTCCGACGATCGTCTCGAAGCACCTTGGAACCCAAACGGCTGCAGTACTCTCCTGAAGACAGCAAAACTGAGCCATCCACGAAGAAAAGG AAAACTAAAACGCACaatgacaacagcaaaaataacCAGAgaccagaaacacaaaatacaaaagagGAGGACTCCTGTATTGAGGATAGTGATGTTGCGCACACATCT GGTGGACATGTAGAACTCTCTGCATATGAACTGGAGCGCCTGGAGAACATCAGACAGAACCAGGAGTTCCTCTCTTCCATTAACTTATTCCAG GCAACTGAGGAGTTCAAGCAGTTGACACGACCAAAGCCATCACAGAAGGGTCTCATGAG GTCACAGGCTTCTGCAAAAGAAGTGTTGCCAGTTCGCAAATCCCTTCGTCTGCAAAATAAAGAGGCAGTGGTCTTGACACTTCCTCCTGAGCCCACGGGGACACTGATCTATGAGCAG CCAACACTACCCAAGATGCCTCCAGGACCTTTGCCCATGCATCCACTCAACATGGCAGAGGGAAGCAAGCTGCCTTCAGAACTTCTAAAGCTCTGCTCTGAG GACacaacagaggaaagaaaagtgaagcTTAATATGAAAGA GTACTGTTCAGCCCTTAAGAGCCTGAGGATAACTGAGGACAGAGTAGCCAAAGTAGTAAAAGATCGCATCTTCTCTGCTGTCTTCCACCCCTGCAACAGCAGCCTGTTGATGGCAGCAGGAGACAAGCTGGGGAAAATTGGACTATGGAAGTtg GGAGGTGACTGGGGTGACGATGGTGTGCTGCTCTTTGAGCCTCACACTCGTCCGGTTAGCTGCATGGCGTTTTCCAGGACTCATTCCACCCAACTGCTGAGCCTAAGTTATGACGGATCTTTGCGCTGCATGGATATAGAGAAGgctgtttttgatgat GTGTATGACTCTGATAGCCTGAAAACCTTTGACTTCATGTCACATGACTGTTCAACACTAGTGGTTGGGAACTGGTATGGAGAAGTTGCCATCGTTGATAGGCGCACCCCAGG AAACTCCGAAGAGTCCCTCCACTCACTGGACCCAAAGACTCTGCGTTGTGTTAGTGTCCACCCGTTACAAAAGCAGTACTTTGCTGTAGCAGAAAGCAG GGTGGTGAGTATTTATGACAGCAGATGCCTGAAGAACAAAAGCCAGGCAGTGTCCCAGCTGCATGGCCATTCTTTAAGCATATCCAGTGCTTATTTCTCCCCTTGCACAGGAAACAGAGTTCTCACCTGCTGTATGGATAACTACATAAG GATATATGACACATCTGCATTGATGACAAATCCCCCCTTGCAGACATCCATCAG ACATAACATGCAGACAGGCCGCTGGCTGAGCAAAATATCAGCAGTGTGGGACCCCAAACAGGAAGACTGCTTTGTGGTGGGGAGTCTGTCGAGGCCTCGGAGGGTACAGGTGTTCCATGAAAGTGGCCTGCTACAGCACTCCTTCTTAGATGAGAAGAACCTCAGCACAGTGCTGTCCATCACTGCTTTCCACCCCACACGCAATGCCTTGATGGGGGGCAATGCATCAGGGCGTATACATGTCTTCTCTGACTAA
- the LOC113122337 gene encoding ras-specific guanine nucleotide-releasing factor 1-like: MQKGMRLNDGHITYLALLAKKDGTRRGCLSKKSSDNTKWHSKWFALLQNMLFYFENDSSSRPSGLYLLEGCVCDRAPSPKPSLSAKECLEKQYYFTVTFNHENQKALELRTEDVKDCDEWVAAITQASYRNLATEHEALMQKYLHLLQIVETEKMVAKQLRQQIEDGEIEIERLKSEIAGLLKDNEKIQSNPEVPPSEDDTEIRKIKKVQSFLRGWICRRKWKTIIQDYIRSPHAESMRKRNQVVFSMLEAEAEYVQQLHILVNNFLRPLRMAASSKKPPITHDDVSSIFLNSETIMFLHQIFYQGLKARIASWPTLVLADLFDILLPMLNIYQEFVRNHQYSLQILAHCKQNRDFDKLLKQYEAKPDCEERTLETFLTYPMFQIPRYILTLHELLAHTPHEHVERNSLDYAKSKLEELSRIMHDEVSETENIRKNLAIERMIVEGCEVLLDTSQTFVRQGSLIQVPMSEKGKITRGRLGSLSLKKEGERQCFLFSKHLIICTRGSGGKLHITKNGVVSLIDCTLMEEPEGTDDESKGERSGQDTEHLDFKVIVEPKDGQPYTVILVASSRQEKSAWTSDISQCIDNIRCNGLMMNAFEENSKVTVPQMIKSDTSLYCDDVDIRFSKMMNSCKVLQIRYASVERLLERLTDLRFLSIDFLNTFLHSYRVFTSADVVLDKLITIYKKPISAIPARSLELFFASSQNNKLLYGEPPTSPRASRKFSSPPPLSITKTSSPNRRRKLSLNIPIITGGKALDLAALSCSPNGYASMHSTMSPFSKTTLDINKLYVSSTMASKIPDEGEPKTEGKAEETVLNKQDLSVREECDEDPSQSDEAEAEMSPPKSPSTPKNVKSKNSGTFSLFSFNNGMVVSSCRELDNNRSALSAASAFAIATAGANEGTPTKEKYRRMSLASTGFPTDQRNGDKEFVIRRAATNRVLNVLRHWVSKHSQDFELNTELKMRVIGFLEEVMHDPELLTQERKAAANIIRTLTQEDPGDNQVTLEEITQMAMDDCKTEPFESHSALEIAEQLTLLDHLVFKVIPYEEFFGQGWMKNDKNERTPYIMKTTKHFNDISNRIATEILHWDDVNLRVAVIEKWVAVADICRCLHNYNAVLEITSSLNRSSIFRLKKTWLKVSKQTKTVIDKLQKLVSSEGRFKNLREALKNCDPPCVPYLGMYLTDLAFIEEGTPNYTEDNLVNFSKMRMISHIIREIRQFQQTAYKIDYQPKVAKYLLDSSTDLDEESLYEASLRIEPKTSS, from the exons tATTACTTCACTGTCACATTCAATCATGAGAACCAGAAGGCTCTGGAGCTGCGCACTGAGGATGTCAAGGATTGTGATGAATGGGTGGCCGCTATCACACAAGCCAG ttACAGGAACTTGGCTACAGAGCATGAGGCCCTCATGCAGAAGTACCTCCATCTACTCCAAATtgtggagacagagaaaatggtTGCCAAGCAACTTCGTCAACAGATAGAGGACGGGGAAATCGAGATAGAGCGCCTAAAATCAGAG ATTGCTGGGTTGCTTAAGGACAATGAGAAGATCCAGTCAAATCCAGAGGTACCACCCAGTGAGGATGACACAGAGATCAGGAAGATCAAAAAG GTCCAGAGCTTCCTGCGTGGTTGGATTTGTCGCAGGAAGTGGAAGACCATCATCCAGGACTACATTCGTTCACCCCACGCTGAGAGCATGAGGAAGAGGAACCAGGTGGTGTTTAGCATGTTGGAGGCCGAGGCCGAATACGTCCAACAGCTCCACATTCTGGTCAACAACTTCCTGCGACCGCTCCGCATGGCTGCCAGCTCCAAGAAGCCACCCATCACCCATGATGACGTCAGCAGCATCTTCCTTAACAG tgagaCCATCATGTTCCTCCACCAGATCTTCTACCAGGGTCTGAAGGCCAGGATAGCCAGCTGGCCAACACTGGTGCTGG ctgACCTATTTGACATCTTGCTGCCGATGCTGAACATTTACCAGGAGTTTGTGAGGAACCACCAGTACAGCCTCCAGATCCTGGCCCACTGCAAGCAGAACCGAGACTTTGACAAACTGCTGAAGCAGTACGAGGCCAAGCCCGACTGTGAGGAGAGGACCCTGGAGACCTTCCTCACTTACCCCATGTTTCAA ATCCCTCGTTACATCCTGACTTTGCATGAGTTGCTGGCTCATACTCCCCATGAGCATGTGGAGCGAAACAGCTTAGACTATGCCAAATCAAAACTGGAGGAACTGTCCAG AATCATGCATGATGAGGTGAGCGAGACAGAGAACATCAGGAAGAACTTGGCTATTGAGCGAATGATTGTGGAGGGTTGTGAAGTGCTGCTGGACACCAGCCAGACATTTGTTAGGCAAG GTTCTCTGATTCAGGTACCAATGAGTGAAAAAGGGAAGATCACAAGAGGCCGACTGGGCTCTCTGTCTCTGAAGAAGGAAGGTGAGAGACAGTGCTTCCTCTTCTCCAAACATCTCATCATCTGTACCCGAGGCTCTGGGGGGAAACTTCACATTACTAAG AACGGAGTGGTTTCCCTCATAGACTGCACACTAATGGAAGAGCCAGAGGGGACAGATGATGAGT cCAAAGGGGAGCGGAGTGGTCAGGACACAGAACACCTGGACTTTAAAGTGATCGTGGAGCCCAAAGACGGCCAGCCTTACACCGTCATCCTGGTGGCTTCGTCACGACAGGAGAAGTCAGCATGGACGAGCGACATCAGCCAG TGCATTGACAACATCCGCTGCAATGGTCTGATGATGAACGCCTTCGAGGAAAACAGTAAAGTCACCGTGCCACAGATGATTAA GTCAGACACCAGCTTGTACTGTGACGATGTCGACATCCGCTTCAGCAAGATGATGAACTCCTGCAAGGTGCTGCAGATACGCTACGCAAGTGTGGAGCGTTTGCTGGAGAGGCTGACTGACTTGCGCTTCCTCTCCATTGATTTCCTGAACACCTTCCTCCATTCCTACCGCGTTTTTACCAGCGCTGACGTAGTGCTGGACAAGCTCATCACCATCTACAAAAAGCCCATCAGTGCCATCCCTGCACG ctcGTTGGAGCTTTTCTTTGCCAGCAGCCAGAACAACAAACTCCTTTATGGTGAACCACCCACATCGCCGCGTGCCAGCCGCAAGTTCTCCtcccctccacctctctccatCACCAAGACGTCCTCACCCAACCGGCGCCGCAAGCTTTCGCTCAACATCCCCATCATCACAGGGGGCAAAGCCCTGGACCTGGCTGCACTCAGTTGTTCTCCCAATGGCTATGCAAGCATGCACTCCACCATGTCACCCTTCAGTAAGACCACCCTCGACATCAACAAGCTCTATGTGTCCAGCACCATGGCCAGCAAAATCCCTGATGAGGGAGAGCCCAAAACTGAAGGCAAGGCTGAAGAGACTGTCCTCAACAAGCAAG ATCTGTCCGTGCGAGAGGAATGCGATGAAGACCCAAGTCAGAGTGACGAGGCAGAGGCAGAAATGTCTCCTCCCAAGTCGCCATCAACACCCAAGAATGTCAAGTCAAAAAACTCTGGTACA ttctctctgttttctttcaacAATGGCATGGTGGTGTCATCTTGCCGGGAGCTGGACAATAACCGCAGTGCCCTTTCTGCCGCCTCAGCCTTTGCCATCGCCACTGCTGGTGCCAATGAAGGCACGCCAACCAAGGAGAAGTACCGTCGGATGTCCCTTGCTAGCACAG GTTTTCCTACAGACCAGAGGAATGGGGACAAAGAGTTTGTTATCAGAAGAGCCGCCACAAACAGAGTCCTGAATGTTCTGCGTCACTGGGTCTCCAAACACTCGCAG GACTTTGAGCTGAACACAGAGCTGAAGATGCGGGTAATTGGCTTCCTGGAGGAGGTGATGCATGACCCAGAGCTCCTGACACAGGAAAGAAAGGCAGCTGCCAACATCATCAG GACTCTGACTCAGGAGGACCCCGGAGACAACCAGGTCACCCTGGAAGAAATCACACAGATG gcCATGGACGACTGTAAGACTGAGCCATTTGAAAGCCACTCTGCACTGGAGATAGCTGAACAACTCACACTCCTCGACCACCTGGTCTTCAAGGTCATCCCTTATGa agAGTTCTTTGGTCAAGGCTGGATGAAGAACGACAAGAACGAAAGAACTCCGTACATCATGAAAACAACCAAGCATTTCAATGAT ATCAGTAACAGGATCGCCACGGAGATCCTGCACTGGGACGATGTCAACCTGCGGGTGGCAGTGATTGAGAAATGGGTGGCAGTGGCTGACATCTGCCGCTGCCTCCACAACTACAACGCTGTGTTAGAGATCACATCCTCTCTCAACCGCAGCTCCATCTTCCGCCTCAAGAAGACCTGGCTCAAAGTTTCAAAACAG ACAAAGACTGTGATCGACAAGTTGCAGAAGCTTGTGTCATCCGAGGGGCGATTTAAAAATCTAAGAGAAGCTCTGAAGAA CTGTGACCCTCCCTGTGTTCCCTACCTGGGGATGTACCTGACTGACCTGGCTTTTATCGAGGAGGGAACACCCAACTACACCGAGGACAACCTCGTCAACTTCTCCAAGATGAGAATG ATATCTCACATTATTAGAGAGATACGGCAGTTTCAGCAAACAGCCTACAAGATTGATTATCAACCAAAG GTGGCAAAGTACTTACTGGACAGTAGTACAGATCTAGATGAGGAGAGTTTGTATGAAGCATCTCTGAGAATTGAGCCCAAAACTTCATCATGA